GTTAATATTGTGAAGCTGCACAACTTAAAGTCACTTAACACCGTTGTAGACAGGTGTCACACTGTGTTCAGGCACACACTGATTACATAACTTGCCCTCCGGGCCCACtgtcttttttcatcttttcaataGACTTAAAAACCATTTGATACATTTTGTGTatcatgtgtgtcagtgctaGTGCCCACGttcatcaaatttaaaaatctaatttgtaGAATTCTAGTTATTAATACTAACCTGAAAGTGTCTGCTCCGTGCAGCAGCAGAGTAGCAGGGTAATATCAAGTGACCAGGAGAGTTGACCGACAAGAGAGAAGCGGAGGATTTGGTGTCAAAGTGAAAGCTAAAGCACTAATTCTGCCATGTTTTGGATTTAACCccaacacaaaagaaaacctgATAACATTGAGGAAATCTGAAAACTTTGTCTTATGAAGGATGCAGTATGTGGAGGTAACACTTGTAATCTACAGATGTTGAGCCAATGCGTCATTTCTCATAAAATGTCCAATGTATTTGGTAGGAAAATTTGCACACCGTGCTATCCCTatttaacaacaataacagtgaGCTGGGAGTAAGTCTGCTGATTTTGGGTGTTCctataataaaatgaagaatACATCTCTTCTGTGTGTCGTTTGTGTACTCAGACGTGCTCATTCAAGTTTAAACGTTGACTACCATgaccaagacacacacagctataTAAATGTCCAGTTCTGTCATATATTCATACATATTTAAATACCAGGTTGCAAGATTTGACGTGTTTTGTCCTCTGAGACAGAACTGAAACGTTAACCACTTTAGCCTTACACTCTGGGAATGTGGTTTGATGAAAAGGTGAGTTGGAGGGCAGCGACTTAACAGACTGCAACAGGCTCATCATGTCTATAGATTATTTATAAACAGAAATGATCTTGCCCTTGCTTTGCCCTTTCACTTGAAACAAAATGCTAAAACGAGACATACAGCCTGTCAGTTTAAATAGAAAAGGCGaaaactatgaccttttgacCCTTGCTGTCTTCCAGGAACACGTTGTACCAGCAGAGCAAGGAGAACTTCCAAGACGAATGCACCAAAGAACTGATTGGCAGCATCGTCATCACCCGCTACAACAACCGCACCTACCGCGTCGATGCCATAGAGTGGAACAAGTCGCCCAAAGACACTTTCCCTTTGATGGATGGCACAAAAACCACCTTTGTGGAATACTACAGGTGAGACTGCTCTTTCCATGAAGCCTTCATAACTGAGCAAGAAAGTACAGGatagctgtgtttttgtgtactTATGCTTTGAAATGGTGACAGCCTATTTATTTTAGAGCAGCAGTGAAAGTCTTCATTGCATCTGGATGTTTTTCTAATTAATTCTTTTGTCACAATTGTCATTGCATTGCATGGGCTTCCACATTAACAGCAAGAACTATGGAATTACAATCAAAGAGATGGACCAACCTCTGCTCATGCATCGGCCGAAGGAGAGGGCCAAGCCAGGAGGGAAGGTTAAACCTCACTTCAGTTGTTTCAGTTATTGTAACATAAGAAATGCTCTAGACACAGTcaggtgtcttttttttatttccttttaatgaTAAGGTTAATATGGACCACTCAGCTGACCTGAATTCTTGCATCAGAATGCCATCTTGTGGCTTCACTTGGTTTTGCAACCTGCTTGATTTTCAGAGTATGTCAGTCTTTGTAAATGCACTAAAACACAATTGCTCATGACAAGCTGACCCATATTTTCCCGTGTGAGAGGCACTCTTACTTGAATCTACTCGTGCATCAGTAATACTTGTTccaaatataaatgaaaactgtAGATTGGTCATTAGTCCACCAGAAGCATAGTGATAGAAAGAGGAAACTAGATTAATATTATGTCAgcaaaatgtgagaaaatacttattcattttatgatattgattttattgCAGCAAATCATTACTGGAGAGATCCTTTTAGTGCCAGAGCTTTCCTTCATGACGGGAATCccagagaaaatgaggaaagaCTTCAGAGCCATGAaggtaaattaaatttaaatgttctTGTCCTGTTCTGGTTTGAGACTTTGCAACTTTAGACAGGTAGCAATTTCACAAGTTCATGAAGCACGCTGTCAttgcacacaggcacacagagaggaccAGTAAAGTGACAAACagtaaagacttttttttttttttttttttttattttatttttttttttttttatttatttttttacgcTCCGAACAGTAAATGTGCTCAGGGTTTTTGCTCCATGAAGTGAATTGAATATAggtttttattgtaaaagtaAATTCTCCTGGGTCGACTCGACACAAACATCATACAAatgcattttggaaaatgtagtACTATTAAAAACAGCACCTAATAAGTAATTATTTAATACccattatttaattatatactCTGCGTTTTCACCAGCACAGACCGGTCACTCATCAACCAATTGCTGTGGTTCCTGCAAGCAAGCTCACCCATGAGAAATGATGTCAACCTCAGCAACAGAGTCTTACTCTAAGCTTCctctttcttgcttttctttaggaaagggggggggggttgtggcGAGTGCGCTTTGCCCTGCTGTGACCCGGGTTGTGTGACCATAGTACCACAGCAGATTAAGCCGATTTATGTGCATGCTGCGACGCAGATCAGGCAGCGATGCAAATTGGGCAGAGTCAACTGAAAACTTAAGAGTCTGCTTGAAAAGAGATGGCACCAAAGCAACTTTGGCTGCAAAGTGTCTGGCAGTGCTCAGGAAAGCAAGAAACAGACGGCTGAAAAGGAGAACAGGGCAAGGCTGAAACATGCTGCAAAACAGTGAGAGTGGGCCCTTGAGACTCTGGTCTaggcaaagaagaaaaagttctCCTCACCAGTCCTAAATAAAGCATAATATACTCTCATATTCACATGTGTAATTTTCTTTTGCTCAAAGcaccaaaaaaatacatttgaaaaactcaACAGCAATGTCTCTTTCCAGAAATGATGACCCGGTTACTCAAGATAATCCACAAACCTTTATTGTGAGCAGTTTCGTGTAGGAAAAGATATCATTGTAAAAGATAAAGGtctgaaaatatatgaataaaacttGGTAATAAAGGAACTTGTTAAAACCCTTACTGCACACAGtgagaatattttttttcatacattgtAGGACCTGACCATGCACATCAATGTGAGCGGTGAGCAGCACACGCACTCAATAAAGCAACTTCTGAAGAACATCAGCACCAACCCAGAGAGTATGAAGGAGCTCAGCCGATGGGGACTGGAGATCGGCTCAGAAATACTCATGGTAAGAATATGTATCACTTCAAGGTTTTGTCTCAGGGCAAGACAGTGATGCAAAGTGTCCATagactttttttctccacaagtGTGACATGATAGATGCAACATTTGATCATTATCATACCCCTTCCTTTTAGTCtgacatacaaaacaaacaaattctgTCTGAATTCACTGTATTGTCAGTTTACAAGTATTAGTTTTTGAGTTAGTCACTGTGTAAATCATATTTCTTTAAAAGCAGTGGTTACTGGTCAGGGAGCCAGAGCCCATTCAGACACTGAACTGGAGACTGACTGAAATTATGACCTGAGAAATAAGATTTAAAACCATCAACCATGTTGGCAtctgttgaatatttaaatgacaGGTGCTCAGTGGTTAAACAGGGAGGTAGGAAGACACTAGAATCTAGTGATGATATTTGCTCTTTTTTGTTCTGCCATtactttttgcatttcatttgttcCTTAGCCATTTCTGATCTTCTTAGCCGTTTTAATTTTTGTTAgtattatgtttgtatttgtttcctgtgttgcaGATTAAAGGTCGAATTCTGCCCCTTGAAACCATCTGCTTGCAGTCTTCATCCTTTGCCACTGGTGCTGAAGTGTCCTGGTCCAGAGAGATTGTCAGGGATGCTTCAATCAGTTCtgtgagtaagagagagagtaaTCTCTGGTGCTACCTCGTCATTTTTGATTAATATAATTTAGCCGTAATGCAAAATATGAAACTTTTTAACTGAAAAGTTAAAGTGAGGTATCAACAATGTCCAgcctgtgacatttttatcacagttGATAGCTGGTTTAATGTTGGCTTAATTCCCAGATTCTGTCTGCAGTGATGGTGGCCAGAGTTGCTGTCTGCCCTACTCAAGCATCAGTGTTTAGCTACATTAATTATTTTGCCTTTGCCTCAGTAATGGCTGATGTATTAAGTTTATTTCTTCACCAACTGACTCATCTTACTCTTAGATCCCCTTGAACATCTGGGCCGTCTTCTACCCTCGGCGCTGTGCTGAGCAGGCTGAGGAGCTCGTTTCCACCTTTAAAAAGGTGGCCGGGCCTATTGGGGTGCGACTGGAGCGACCCATTCGTGTGGAGCTGAGGGACGATCGCACAGAGACTTACGTCAAGAGCATCCACACACAGCTCACCAGTGAAGTATGACCGTAAAATATTGAATGTAATAGTATTTAAAGATAAGGATTCACTTCCTGCACTGTTTCCCTCCACACTCTCTCGTCTGAGGTTCcccgatggtggaacaagctaccaaatgCAATCAGAGCAGGGGCCTCTCTATCGTCAAGAATCTCTTGACTCATCTCTTCAGaaagcacctcctctcctagCACCTCGAGCAACTTAACATGCCTAACAAGCACTTACTGTGCACTTTCTATGCACTTCTTTACCTAATCTCCTTGCACTTGTagaatagatgtagtacttacaccaaggtctcctactgcactgaagctttgtCACTCACTTGTAAGTGCCTTTGGTTAAGGCATCTGACATATGAGTAAATGTGATGAGTAACTGAAAAGTCCTGTCATGTTGGTGCTTTCCTGTGTAAGGGAGACAAATGGTAAGTTTAAAATGCAGCTCCAAGAAGTGATGATGGAGTCAAAGAGCAGTACATATGAGCCACTGTTGGCATTTTGACATAATGtcttaaaatatgatttaaaagaGGAATAATGGCTAAATGCTAGTTTGCATTAGATAGGAAAACACCTAACATCACAATATTTGTCCTGCAGTAATTGTAaataaattgattgattgattgattagtgATTAAATACCCTCCTCCCTGAattcacaaacaacaaacccttGCAACTAAATAGCAGTTGCTGGCATCTAGACATTGGGCTCTGCCTCTATTTTTTACTGTGTAGTAGTGGTTGCTGCAGAAACAAGACCACAAAATGACTGGTCCCTGTTAGTTGCCCTCAGCAACCTCGGCAACTGTGAAGCCCTGAATAGTTTTGCATGTTTGAGCCCATTTAGTACAAACTGCGTTGACATGACTGCTAATTCACAGTGGTTTTTCAGGTGGATCCCTGGAAAAccatgtaaaatacaaaatgacaaaagtcCCTCTTGCAATATCTGTCTTTGTCAGTAATATTGAATCCTGTGATGAAATTTAAACGGCTGCACAAGTTTTTTGACCATGTAGAAATGTTGACACTGTCTGGTACCACCAAAGCAAGCCTACAATGCAGTTACATCCATCCCCTGCAAGTTTTCTATTTCTCATCTGTTTGCAGCCCAACATGCAGCTTGTTGTGTGCATCATGGTCGGCAACAGAGATGATCTCTACAGTGCCATCAAGAAGCTCTGCTGTGTTAAAAGTCCCATCCCGTCTCAGGTTTGTAGTGTTTGTCCAAGTGTTTTAGAGATAGAGAAAAATGGTGTATAGTTTGGAACTGTTGAAAATGATTTCTAAATTGGACATATTTTCTACTTTGAAAAAGTTTTCATTACTTGTCATCAGGCCATCAATGTGCGGACAATTTCCCAGCAGCAGAAGTTGAAGAGTGTCGCCCAAAAAATACTCCTGCAGATGAACAGCAAGTTAGGTGGAGAGCTGTGGACTGTCAGTGTCCCTCTGGTGAGTATCGTGTCTTACAAGAGCAGGAAGGCTCTCAGCTCATCTACTGAGACCAACAGTTAGAGGGAAATGTCTCGTGGATACTGTTCATTATACTACCTGTGAAAACAATGCACCATATTCGAAGGAAAAATTGACACTGGAATTCAGATGTTGTGATTCACGTGAAAATCAGAGGTCGTAACATCACTGCATCCGATGgggggaaataatgaaactcTGTCGTATGTGAATAGAAACATTTGATGGTGGTTGGCGTTGATGTCCACCATGACACCAGCAAGgctcatcagtcagtcatgggCTTTGTCGCAAGTGTGAACAGGTGaatctttcctctttctttccctgtttTTGACCTTGTTGAGATTGAATATTTTCCTAGGCATCTTTGTAAAGAACCGGTGGAGGTAATATCTTGACAGAAAggcatttgatgtttttttctccagctcacTGACCCGCTGGTACTCCAGAGTAACTTTCCAGACCCCCAATGAGGAACTGATCAATGGCTTCAGAGTATGCTTACTGGCTGCACTGCAGAAGTACTACGAGGTAAATACTACCAACATGCACACCTAATTATTTTGGCCAATGATAACAGACGACTTCCCTTCACTGTCTTATCTGTTCCTCTCAGCTGAGCCAGTGccttaataaaaaatgtcctcGCAATCTGTGTCCGGATATGTCCATCTGTACAGGTGAACCACAACTTGCCAGAGAAGATTGTGGTGTATCGGGATGGCGTGTCAGACGGCCAGCTGAAGATGGTGGAGCAGTACGAGATCCCGCAGCTGATCAAATGCTTCGAGACTTTCCCCAGTTATGAGCCCAAACTGGTCTTCATTGTGGTCCAAAAGCGCATTAGCACCACCCTCTACTCCTGGGCGTCAAACAACTTTGGTACTCCTCCAGCTGGGACTGTCCTGGATCACACCCTCACTCAGAAAGACTGGTCAGTATTAGACTGTCCAATGAACGAATTGTCAGTACATCAGTTTTCTTCCAACATGAAGGTGTATCAGATCCAAAGATCCTTCACAGCTCTTTGTGTTTGAGTTAGCATTTCAAACTATGGAATACAATCACGGCTTGGCACATTGAAGGCTGACATAAATTGTTCTTTGATAAAAGGTGAAAGGTTTGTTTTTACCATATTCTCTGCAGCAAAACTCCCAGTGTGCAAaagcatgtgtttctgttaaaaTCAATGAGAAGGCTGAGTTTCTTGATACAGTGTTTTAAGTCTGAATCCAGCCTTACGCCCCAGATGGTCGGCACTCTGCTTTAATTCGATTTTACACAAGCAGTttagttgaaaagaaaaatttgttCCGGTGTGGACCAAGAACTCACAAGTACACCACAACACAGCGGTCTGAGGTGGTTCCAGTGTAACTGTGGCACCGTTTGTGTtcagactgaatgaaaataCCGTCATTGTCACGTGAAGATGGGAGAGATGAATACAGTCATTGTTCTATTAGCACCCCAACATCACTGGGTggtttttaccttttttcaCCTGTGTACATCAAAATAGCTGCAGCCCCATCTCCTGGCAACAGCAGTAAATATATGCACTTTGATAAGGAGACCGTCAAAGACTCAGTGTATCTGATGTTCTCTACTTAACGTCTCTAGccttgaattgatttttttttttttttcttttctttcattcaggGTGGACTTCTATCTGATGGCACATCAGATTCGCCAGGGCTGTGGACTTCCCACACACTACATCTCTTTGTACAACACAGCAAACCTCACACCAGACCATTTGCAAAGGTACTGATAAcccattttcttttatcattctCACTGGTGCTGGTATATATTCATAGCATGTTGCTAATTCAGTATATGCTATCTGAATGAATGAGTTGGTaagtaattattttattaaccAGCTGGTAAATATTTTTCAGAAAGAGTTTATATTTCACTAGGACCATGACCAAATCAACATCATTGAAGAAAGGAATTGGCAGTATACAATAACAGaccattttaatttattactaAACATGTCAAACATGAGCTGAATAACTCAGACAGTAAATTACTCGGTGGCAGTGATTTTATGAGATTCAGATAAGCTAACGTCAAAGGAGAAGACAAGGTTAATCACATAAACATGAAACAAGACATCTATATTAGCTCCTGTACAACATTACAGTACAGAAATAAATCACAACCAAGGAAACGCGGAACTAAGGAAGAAGCAGATGTGttactgtaaatacaaaaatcaaatacaaacatcaaaattAGAAACTTGACAAACAACTGAACATTTTATCTTAATGAAGGTAAAATTATTAAGGAGTAATTggattagactgcattagttttagctaggtgtacctaataaactaaATGTATGCTGAAAAGAAAACTGCATTACTGGCGAGGATCAGCAGTCACAAGTTGGACCCTCACCAACAGTGACTACAAAACAGAATATGATCAGAACCTGGGGGAAAAGTTAAATATCTTTTGACCTTCACCCTGCTGCATTCACCGCAGCAAAGTGTTTCTGTTACTCTGTAGATTTGCCTTCAGGCCAGTGAAAATCACAAAGGCTTTAAGGTTAATGTTTGGTCAGTTCCAAAACTTGTTTAACATTCTTGTTTTGGTCCCACACCAGGCTGACTTTCAAGATGTGCCATTTGTACTGGAACTGGCCGGGCACCATTCGTGTTCCAGCACCATGCAAGTACGCCCACAAACTGGCTTTCCTGTCTGGCCAGTACCTTCACTCAGAGCCGGCCATCCAGCTATCGGACAAGCTGTTCTTCCTTTGAGCTGCACCAGTTACAGCCACAAACAAACTGCTCAGGTCACAGCAAAAGCAGCTGTGATGAAAGAAACTACTGAAAAACCAGAATGACAAACAATTCATTTGACTGAATGAGGAATTCATTATTAACACGTGGCACTTAAGACTTTAAAGAATAGTGAAGATTTCCAGAGGAGATTCCCATATGGATCAAGTCGTTAACAATACTGATGTTTCTGAGAAGGCTGCTTTACATCTCACaccatgattaaaaaaagaatgcTAACTCTTTTCATGAAGGTAATAGTGTGTTGCGTCactgaaataatttaaatatgtgtGGCATATTAGTAAAAGCATGTTTTAATTTTAGAGTCTAGTGAAAAAATGTGACGGTTAAGTTTGAAATGAGTACAAACCATAAGGTTCGTGAAGTTTGGACTTTGAGTTTTCAATGTTTTACAGCCACTGTTCTGTGGCACAATGATTGGTCGGTCAGTGGTCTGTTAATGTTCAGACACTCCCACTGTGACAGATTAATGTTTACAGTTCTGTACTTTATAAAACACCATTATACAGGTCTACAAGTTATACAGCTCTACGCACTGTATGCCCATAGTACTTAAATGTGCATGTTACAAATAAAGCTTGCAGGACTGGTGGGGTTTAAGTAAAACATGAGTGTCTT
This genomic window from Seriola aureovittata isolate HTS-2021-v1 ecotype China chromosome 5, ASM2101889v1, whole genome shotgun sequence contains:
- the piwil2 gene encoding piwi-like protein 2 isoform X2 encodes the protein MDPNKLPDLSGMTGVPWLGRGRGLQPEELAVGRSRGLLLSIEGSAVGRARGFPTPGDTPQGRGVTVPITEPVLGRARGLLVQSDIGGARGLHFPAGEPKVGVARGILPSLEPQHRQTPPCEDTTQDPTEETLALTTKEVDMPTQGQGSTLVSMFRGMGIEPTSWGRGTLLVERGAAGDMGTIKLQGPSEGFTSSPESVGQPEKMIGRRLSPQTMVGLGRAAMPQFGVGRGRPSLPSFPPGHVESVSPAVEPQPAPYCQPPHAAIPPVPTTQDVLEVSTNAPAKRELKMEAVHEPLNKAGTKGVPITIGSNHIPIRCKNEAVYQYHVTFTPNVESMAMRFGMMKDHRSTTGDVVAFDGSILYLPVKMNDVVVLKSLRRTDNEEIQIKIQMTKILPPNSDLCIPFYNVVLRRVMKIIGLKLVGRNHYDPESAVILGKHRLQVWPGYSTCIKRTDGGLYLCVDVSHKVLRNDSVLDVMNTLYQQSKENFQDECTKELIGSIVITRYNNRTYRVDAIEWNKSPKDTFPLMDGTKTTFVEYYSKNYGITIKEMDQPLLMHRPKERAKPGGKQIITGEILLVPELSFMTGIPEKMRKDFRAMKDLTMHINVSGEQHTHSIKQLLKNISTNPESMKELSRWGLEIGSEILMIKGRILPLETICLQSSSFATGAEVSWSREIVRDASISSIPLNIWAVFYPRRCAEQAEELVSTFKKVAGPIGVRLERPIRVELRDDRTETYVKSIHTQLTSEPNMQLVVCIMVGNRDDLYSAIKKLCCVKSPIPSQAINVRTISQQQKLKSVAQKILLQMNSKLGGELWTVSVPLKHLMVVGVDVHHDTSKAHQSVMGFVASVNSSLTRWYSRVTFQTPNEELINGFRVCLLAALQKYYEVNHNLPEKIVVYRDGVSDGQLKMVEQYEIPQLIKCFETFPSYEPKLVFIVVQKRISTTLYSWASNNFGTPPAGTVLDHTLTQKDWVDFYLMAHQIRQGCGLPTHYISLYNTANLTPDHLQRLTFKMCHLYWNWPGTIRVPAPCKYAHKLAFLSGQYLHSEPAIQLSDKLFFL
- the piwil2 gene encoding piwi-like protein 2 isoform X1, with the translated sequence MDPNKLPDLSGMTGVPWLGRGRGLQPEELAVGRSRGLLLSIEGSAVGRARGFPTPGDTPQGRGVTVPITEPVLGRARGLLVQSDIGGARGLHFPAGEPKVGVARGILPSLEPQHRQTPPCEDTTQDPTEETLALTTKEVDMPTQGQGSTLVSMFRGMGIEPTSWGRGTLLVERGAAGDMGTIKLQGPSEGFTSSPESVGQPEKMIGRRLSPQTMVGLGRAAMPQFGVGRGRPSLPSFPPGHVESVSPAVEPQPAPYCQPPHAAAIPPVPTTQDVLEVSTNAPAKRELKMEAVHEPLNKAGTKGVPITIGSNHIPIRCKNEAVYQYHVTFTPNVESMAMRFGMMKDHRSTTGDVVAFDGSILYLPVKMNDVVVLKSLRRTDNEEIQIKIQMTKILPPNSDLCIPFYNVVLRRVMKIIGLKLVGRNHYDPESAVILGKHRLQVWPGYSTCIKRTDGGLYLCVDVSHKVLRNDSVLDVMNTLYQQSKENFQDECTKELIGSIVITRYNNRTYRVDAIEWNKSPKDTFPLMDGTKTTFVEYYSKNYGITIKEMDQPLLMHRPKERAKPGGKQIITGEILLVPELSFMTGIPEKMRKDFRAMKDLTMHINVSGEQHTHSIKQLLKNISTNPESMKELSRWGLEIGSEILMIKGRILPLETICLQSSSFATGAEVSWSREIVRDASISSIPLNIWAVFYPRRCAEQAEELVSTFKKVAGPIGVRLERPIRVELRDDRTETYVKSIHTQLTSEPNMQLVVCIMVGNRDDLYSAIKKLCCVKSPIPSQAINVRTISQQQKLKSVAQKILLQMNSKLGGELWTVSVPLKHLMVVGVDVHHDTSKAHQSVMGFVASVNSSLTRWYSRVTFQTPNEELINGFRVCLLAALQKYYEVNHNLPEKIVVYRDGVSDGQLKMVEQYEIPQLIKCFETFPSYEPKLVFIVVQKRISTTLYSWASNNFGTPPAGTVLDHTLTQKDWVDFYLMAHQIRQGCGLPTHYISLYNTANLTPDHLQRLTFKMCHLYWNWPGTIRVPAPCKYAHKLAFLSGQYLHSEPAIQLSDKLFFL